Within Amycolatopsis sp. FDAARGOS 1241, the genomic segment CGGCTTGCCCGGTGCAAGCGATCGTGCTCGACCGTCTGGATGGTGCGGAGCGGGGTGTGGCGCCATGACCATGACGGCAACGGTCGCGGAGTTGGTGCGCGACTTCAAGGCCCACGGCCGGATCGTCGTCGTCGGCGCTTCCCTGACGGGACTGCGGGCGGCCGAAGCCTTGCGTGAGGAGGGTTTCGCCGGTCCGCTGACCATCATCGGGGACGAGGCTCTTGAGCCCTACGACCGTCCCCCGCTGTCCAAGCAGGTGCTCAAAGGGTGGGTGCCGGCCGACCACACCCAACTGCCTCGCTTGCGAGAACTGGATGCCGAGTGGCGGCTCGGGGTGGCGGCCACCGGGTTGGACCGGGTCCGCAGGCAGGTGCGCTTGGCCGATGGCGAGCAGGTCCCGTTCGACCGGTTGCTGATCGCCACGGGCACCCGCGCGCGGCAGTGGCCCAACCCGACCGAGGCCGCCCTGGGCGGCGTGTTCACGCTGCGCTCGCGTGACGACGCGGCGCGGCTGCAGCAGGCGCTGGCCGCGCGACCGTCGCGGGTCCTGGTCATCGGCGGCGGGTTCATCGGCTCGGAAGTGGCCTCCGTGTGCCGGGAACTCGACATCCCGGTGACCGTGGCCGAGCGGGGCCCGGCGCCGCTGGTCGGCGCGCTCGGCGGGGTGATCGGCGAGATCGCCGCGCAGATGCAGCGCGACCATGGCGTGGACCTGCGATGCGGGGTGGGCGTGTCGTCGCTGGAGGGCGACGCGAGCGGATATGTGCGACGTGCTCGGCTCTCGGACGAGACCACGATCGACGCCGACGTGGTGCTGGCCGCGCTCGGCTCGATCCGCAACGTGGAATGGCTGGAGGGCTCCGGTCTGGCGGCCGGTTTCTGGGGCGTCGGCTGCGACGCCGGCGGTCGCGCTTTCGACATCAACGGCGTGGCGACCGACACCGTCTACGTGGCGGGTGACGTGGCACGCGCGCCACATGTGCTGTATGAGTACCAGTTTCTCGCGATGGAGCACTGGGACAATGCCGTCCTCGGCGCCGAGGTCGTGGCCCACAACATGGTGAACCTCGAGCCGCACTACTACCCGCATCTGTTGCTGCCCGGTTTCTGGTCCGGTCAGTTCGGCGTCAACATCAAGACGGTCGGCGTGCCGCCCTTCGGTGACGAGATCGTCTTCACGCAGGGGTCGGTCAAGCAGCGCCGCTTCGCCGCCGCCTACGGCCGCCGGGGCCGTATCGTCGCCGCGGTCAGCTTCGATCATGGCAAGTGGCTGGAGCACTACGGCCGGCTGATCGAGCAATCGGCCGGGTTCCCGCCTCCGCCGCCGGGCTGGGACCGGCCCGAGGACATGAAGCCGATGCCGGCCGAGTTCCCGGAACCTGGTGTTCCGACCGCCGTCCCCGACGTTGTCTTGACCGGCCACGACCCGAGCGAACGCGGGGCCGCGTTCCGACCTCGCGCTCGTTGACACACTCTAGCGGGTCGAGCGCGTAACCGGACACCACATCTGGAAGGAGGGGGACGCCATGGTCGAAGAAACCCCCTGGCAGCAGGTCCTCCGGTACGAAAACCGCGCGAATCCGTACCCCTTCTACGAACAGCTGCGCAAGACTCCGGTGGCGCGGCAGCCGGACGGCACCTACGTCGTTAGCACCTACCAGGAGATTGTCGAGCTACTCCACGACAACCGGGTCAGCTCTGATGTGACGAAGCGCCCCGGGGCGGTCCCGGTCGCGGCCGAGGCGGAGTCGGATTCCTCGCCGATCACACAGGTGATCATCGAGCCGAACATCATTACCCAAGACCCGCCCGAGCACGATCGAGATCGCCGCATGAT encodes:
- a CDS encoding NAD(P)/FAD-dependent oxidoreductase; this translates as MRDFKAHGRIVVVGASLTGLRAAEALREEGFAGPLTIIGDEALEPYDRPPLSKQVLKGWVPADHTQLPRLRELDAEWRLGVAATGLDRVRRQVRLADGEQVPFDRLLIATGTRARQWPNPTEAALGGVFTLRSRDDAARLQQALAARPSRVLVIGGGFIGSEVASVCRELDIPVTVAERGPAPLVGALGGVIGEIAAQMQRDHGVDLRCGVGVSSLEGDASGYVRRARLSDETTIDADVVLAALGSIRNVEWLEGSGLAAGFWGVGCDAGGRAFDINGVATDTVYVAGDVARAPHVLYEYQFLAMEHWDNAVLGAEVVAHNMVNLEPHYYPHLLLPGFWSGQFGVNIKTVGVPPFGDEIVFTQGSVKQRRFAAAYGRRGRIVAAVSFDHGKWLEHYGRLIEQSAGFPPPPPGWDRPEDMKPMPAEFPEPGVPTAVPDVVLTGHDPSERGAAFRPRAR